CGACCGCTTCGCTCGCTTCCCCCAAACCCAATTCCAGCTTCAACACACCGAGGGTGCGCCCCCGGAAGAGCGCGAGGGCCCGATGCGACGGAATGGTCTTGATGGACTCCGAATAGGCATAGTAATCGCGGAACTTTTCCTCTTCGGCCAGCTCCTTGTCTTTCATCACCGTCGAGGTCAAGACACCCTGCTCCCAGAGACGCGTCCGCAGAGCCGCCAGCAGATCGGCTGTTTCGGCAAAGCGCTCCATCAAAATATCGCGTGCTCCTTCAAGCGCCGTCTTGGCATCGGGCACATTGATCGCCTCGGCGCCTTCGGCCGCCGGCTTCACATTGAGATACTTGGCCGCTTCCACCTCAGGCACGAGCATCGGATCAGCCAGCAGCACATCGGCCAAGGGCTCCAACCCGGCCTCCCGCGCGATCTGCGCCCGCGTGCGGCGCTTGGGCTTGAAAGGCAGATAGAGATCTTCCACGGCCTGCTTGGTCGTGGCGGCATCCAGGCTCGCTCGCAAGGCGTCGGTCAACTTTCCCTGCTCGTCAATCGAGGCCAGAATCGCCGCGCGCCGCGCCTCCAACTCACGGAGATAGAGCAGCCGCTCTTCCAGTGTCCGCAGCTGCGTATCGTCCAAATTCCCCGTCACCTCTTTCCGGTACCGCGCGATAAAGGGAACGGTCGAACCTTCGTCGAGCAGCGCCACCGCCGCCGCCACCTGATGGGCGCCGACACCGAGTTCCTTGGCGATGAGGGAACCGATCTTGAGCTGCGCTGCGGCTGAAATCTGAGCCTGTGTTGAAGTCGTCATAGAGTCCTCGTGTGATGCATCGGACAATGCGGCGGTGGAATCTATCAGAAGCCCCCTGTGACTTCCAGCACGAAGGCGGGACAGGCCCATCCCCTCAGACTCCATCGGCCCTTTCAGGCTGGCACTCCGCCGGCGAGTCCGTTACACTCCGCTTCTGAGCCATTCCACCTGGGAGCCTCGCACAGTGACCTACTATCAGGTGCTTGAATTAAGCCCGTTGGCCACCGCCACCGATATTAAAAAGGCCTGGATTGAACAACTCCAAGTCTGGCATCCGGACCGGTTCACCCACGCCCCCGCGCTGCACAGCAAAGCGGAAGCTCGTACGCAGCTCATCAACCAGGCCTATCAGACTCTGAGCGATCCGGTCTTGCGTCAGCGCTATGACGCCCAGACGCAACCGGCCTCGACGCGCACAACGCCCGCCGCCGCGCCCCAACCGTCACGCCCGGCTTCGCCCGTGCGGCCTCAGCCGGCGGCCCCGCGTCACGCCAGGCAGGAGCCGCGCGGCCCGCAATTGCCCGTCACGCTCTTTCGAGATGAACAGCCCAAGACTCCGGTGCCGGCCATTCATATCCTCGTCGATAGCCGCCAGCACCAGCCCTATGAGTTTCGCGGTCTGATTCGTATCGCCGGCACCATGCAGCAACCGCTGGCCGCCGGAGACTATGCGATTGCCGAAGCGCCGGAACTCTTCTGCGTCGTCCGGAAACGCGTCGAAGAGTTCAATACGATTTTTTCCAATCCCGCCGATAACCGGCTGCCCTTTCTGCGCGAACTCGAACCGCTGCTCGCCATCCCCCACCGATTTCTCGTCATCGAAGGCGCCATTCAGGCGCGGATCGCCAGCGGCCGGCTCGGCCAGTATCACAAGAACGGCTTGATGGATTTTCTGGATGCCATCACGGCGCGGTATGGGATGCAGATCATCTATACCGACAGCCGCGAAGAAGCGGAGGAGCGGATCGCCAATCTCGCCGCCCTCCACTATGCGTACTACTTCGCTCAGCGGCAGGGACTTGGCCGGTATCTCAAAAAGAACGACCTCTAGCAGAAACTCAAAGAGCTGATGGCGGATAGCCACAAACAAAGACCTGCTCGGTCATCTCTATTTCCTGCTATCAGCCATACGCCATACGCTCTTGGATCTTCACTGCGTCACCGGCAAGGCCCAAATCCGACCTGACGCAAGGCTTCATACAGCACCACCGCTACGGCATTGGAGAGATTCACGCTCCGGCTCTCCGGCTTCATCGGGATGCGAATCCGCTGCCCCTCGGCGACCGATCCTAAGAGTTCTGGCGGCAAGCCACGGCTTTCCGGCCCAAAGACAAACACATCGCCCTCGGCATAGGACACCAGATCATACCGCTGAGTGCTCTTGGTAGAGGCCGCAAACAGACGGCGATTCTTGAAATGCGCCGCACAGTCGGCCCAGGTTTCGTAGACCGCGAGGGTCGCGAAT
The Nitrospira sp. genome window above contains:
- a CDS encoding DnaJ domain-containing protein, which translates into the protein MTYYQVLELSPLATATDIKKAWIEQLQVWHPDRFTHAPALHSKAEARTQLINQAYQTLSDPVLRQRYDAQTQPASTRTTPAAAPQPSRPASPVRPQPAAPRHARQEPRGPQLPVTLFRDEQPKTPVPAIHILVDSRQHQPYEFRGLIRIAGTMQQPLAAGDYAIAEAPELFCVVRKRVEEFNTIFSNPADNRLPFLRELEPLLAIPHRFLVIEGAIQARIASGRLGQYHKNGLMDFLDAITARYGMQIIYTDSREEAEERIANLAALHYAYYFAQRQGLGRYLKKNDL
- a CDS encoding tRNA (cytidine(34)-2'-O)-methyltransferase encodes the protein MFDIILYQPEIPPNTGNIIRLCANTGAGLHLVKPLGFDLDDRQMRRAGLDYHEFATLAVYETWADCAAHFKNRRLFAASTKSTQRYDLVSYAEGDVFVFGPESRGLPPELLGSVAEGQRIRIPMKPESRSVNLSNAVAVVLYEALRQVGFGPCR